In Fastidiosipila sp., the genomic window CATGACTTTGGCCTACCAGAGCACCTATCATATTCTTGATCCTTACGATAAGAAGCAGCGTCCCATTCGCGATATGGTTTCCTTGCATCCTCCGGATATTCTGATCATTGCTTTGGGTATCAATGGCATCTCTTTTATGGACGAGGCGTATTTTACCAAGGAATACAAGGATTTGGTGACGGATATCCAGGAAATCAGCCCGGATACCATCATCATCCTCCAATCCATCTACCCCATTACCCGTAGGTATAAACATTACGGCAGCATTACCAATGCCAAGATTACAAAAGGCAATAGCTGGATTCTGGCCATGGCGGAAGAACTCGGTTGCTCCTATCTGGATACCTTTTCCGTTCTATTGAACGATGAGGGCATGGCTAAGGATGAGCTGATGTTAAAGGACGGCCTCCATCCCAATCGTGAAGGATTGACCCTCATTTTGGATTACATCCGAACCCACGCCTATGTGGAGCGTTAAAGCTGATTGGATGCCAGGCGCCCAATCAATTAAGTTTCCGACCAAAGGATTTGAAAATGATACGCCCCATCCGGAGCGGACCTTCAATTTTGGCTTCCTGCGCCAAAACGAATACAATCCTCACGAAAAGTTCAGAAGAAATAAAAGGTGCATCGGAGTTTTTGCACTTGTTTTGTGATGAAACATTGCCAGCTTGTGAAAAATCACATTTTCAAGCAACCAACCGGTATCACCAATACATCGTCTTTTCTGCGGTAGCCGTACTCAGTACCCGTCAAAACAATCTTCAGGTCCGGGGTCTTCATGTGTATTCGTTCGTCTTTTCTGTTAAAAATATGAATTAATTCTTCCACTTGGTTAAGATGTTTTGCTGCACTTTCAATCTCATTGGATCCCAATTTTATTTCGATCAAGGCATACCTTCCATCGTCGAGATGGAGAACAGCGTCTGCCTCTAGACCATACCGATCGTGATAATAGGATACCCGGCCACCCTGTAACGAAGAATATATCTTCAGATCCCGGATACAGAGAGATTCAAAAAGGAAACCCAGTGTCTTAAAATCCTCATTAAAGTAATCTGGGCTCAAACCAAGCGCTGCCACAGCGATCGACGGATCAATGAAATTTCTTTTTTTTGAAGAACGAATGGCTGTCTTTGATCGAATGGCCGGGCTCCAAGCATCAATATCTTCAATGATGAACAAATGCTCCAGAACTGCGACGTAGTCGTGGAAACTGGCCTGGCTCATGGAAGTACTGGCAGTTATATCCTTGTATATCGTGTTTTTGCCTGCCAATGTCGCAATATTTCTTGCATAAGATCGGAGGATCAGTTCTGCCCAAACTGGATTACGAACTACGTCGTCGATACTCGAGATATCACGCCGGCTGACTTGCTGAGCCAGGTCTTTTGCCACCTCCAGTTTTGAGCGGTCAGTTATATTATTAATCGCTCTGGGCCAGCCTCCCTGACAAAGCAAGAAGATCAAGTGATCCATCGTCAGCTCTGATTGGCAGCCATCAAAAGATTGAGGATCATCAAAAAGCCTGCCGAGAGAGACACTTCCATTGGAATCGCCGCTCTCATAGAGACTCATCGGATACATTTTGAGAGTTGATATACGCTGCGTTCCCGTGTGAGGTGTTTTAACCGTTTGTGCCGTTGAGCCTGTTAAAATATAGCTCCCGTTGACTTGTTCATCATCAACTGCTTTCCGGATGGCACCCCAGATTTTCGGTGCATCTTGCCACTCATCAAAGAGCCTTGGCTTTTCGCCCATCAGCAGTCTTGAAGGTTGAGTATTTGCCACAGCAAGATATTCATCCCGGCGGTCCTCATCTTGAAACTCAATTACACTTTTGGCTTTCTGTTTTGCCGTTGTCG contains:
- a CDS encoding ATP-binding protein, with protein sequence MFKYKERVADAILELKLESFGATLIVGPKGCGKTTTAKQKAKSVIEFQDEDRRDEYLAVANTQPSRLLMGEKPRLFDEWQDAPKIWGAIRKAVDDEQVNGSYILTGSTAQTVKTPHTGTQRISTLKMYPMSLYESGDSNGSVSLGRLFDDPQSFDGCQSELTMDHLIFLLCQGGWPRAINNITDRSKLEVAKDLAQQVSRRDISSIDDVVRNPVWAELILRSYARNIATLAGKNTIYKDITASTSMSQASFHDYVAVLEHLFIIEDIDAWSPAIRSKTAIRSSKKRNFIDPSIAVAALGLSPDYFNEDFKTLGFLFESLCIRDLKIYSSLQGGRVSYYHDRYGLEADAVLHLDDGRYALIEIKLGSNEIESAAKHLNQVEELIHIFNRKDERIHMKTPDLKIVLTGTEYGYRRKDDVLVIPVGCLKM